The following proteins come from a genomic window of Sorghum bicolor cultivar BTx623 chromosome 3, Sorghum_bicolor_NCBIv3, whole genome shotgun sequence:
- the LOC110433469 gene encoding CTP synthase-like isoform X2, with product MKYVLVTGGVVSGLGKGVTASSIGVVLKACGLRVTTIKIDPYLNTDAGTMSPFEHGEVFVLDDGGEVDLDLGNYERFLDIKLTRDNNITTGKIYQAVINKERRGDYLGKTVQVVPHITDEIQDWIERVAMVPVDGKEGPPDVCVIELGGTIGDKIFSPHNDSGILDAGDIESMPFIEALGQFSYRVGPGNFCLVHVSLVPVLNVVGEQKTKPTQHSVRGLRGLGLAPDILACRSTEPLEEHVKVKLSQFCHVPISNIVNLHDVTNIWHIPLLLRDQKAHEAILKVLELQYDGKVPREPELAKWTKRATKFDKLKTPVKIAMVGKYTGLSDSYLSVIKALLHASVAMERKLVVEWVPSCDLEDSSAKETPEAHKKAWKLLKGADGVLVPGGFGDRGVQGKILAAKYARENNVPYLGICLGMQIAVIEFARSVMKLRGANSTEFDPATTSPCVIFMPEGSKTQMGATMRLGSRRTYFHVNGCKSAKLYGNASSVDERHRHRYEVNPDMVPDFERAGLQFVGKDESGKRMGIIELPSHKFFIGAQFHPEFKSRPGKPSPLFLGLIAAASGQLEPLLQRSNLTTKACPISKIPKLKLYPTGPVNPLNSLFVL from the exons ATGAAGTACGTGCTGGTGACCGGAGGGGTGGTGAGCGGCCTCGGCAAGGGCGTGACGGCCAGCAGCATCGGCGTCGTGCTCAAGGCCTGCGGCCTCCGCGTCACCACCATCAAGATTG ATCCATACCTCAACACTGATGCTGGAACCATGTCTCCATTCGAGCATGGGGAGGTGTTTGTTTTGGACGATGGTGGAGAG gTGGACTTGGACCTTGGAAACTACGAGCGTTTTCTGGATATCAAATTGACCCGTGACAACAATATAACCACAGGAAAGATCTATCAG GCTGTCATTAACAAAGAAAGGAGAGGTGACTACCTAGGAAAAACCGTCCAG GTTGTGCCACATATTACAGATGAAATACAAGATTGGATTGAACGTGTTGCAATGGTTCCAGTCGACGGCAAAGAAGGACCTCCTGATGTTTGTGTCATTGAACTTGGGGGCACTATAG GGGACAAAATCTTTTCGCCGCATAACGACAGTGGCATTCTTGATGCAGGGGATATTGAGTCCATGCCTTTCATTGAAGCATTAGGTCAATTTTCATACCGTGTTG GACCTGGAAACTTCTGTCTCGTTCATGTCAGTCTTGTTCCAGTTCTAAATGTAGTCGGTGAACAG AAAACTAAGCCTACACAGCATAGTGTTCGAGGGCTTAGAGGACTTGGGCTGGCACCGGATATTTTAGCATGTCGCAGTACCGAG CCATTGGAGGAACATGTGAAGGTCAAGCTTTCACAATTTTGTCATGTTCCG ATCTCAAATATAGTGAACCTCCATGACGTGACAAACATTTGGCACATCCCCTTGTTGCTAAGG GACCAGAAGGCCCATGAAGCTATTCTGAAAGTTTTAGAGCTTCAGTA TGATGGAAAAGTACCTCGGGAACCTGAGTTAGCGAAGTGGACTAAAAGAGCCACTAAGTTCGACAAATTGAAGACTCCG GTCAAGATTGCCATGGTTGGAAAATACACTGGCCTGTCGGATTCCTACCTGTCTGTCATAAAG GCTCTTTTGCATGCATCAGTTGCTATGGAAAGAAAACTTGTAGTCGAGTGGGTTCCTTCCTGCGATCTTGAAGATTCTTCAGCTAAAGAG ACCCCTGAAGCCCATAAAAAAGCATGGAAATTGCTGAAG GGTGCAGATGGTGTACTCGTTCCTGGAGGATTTGGAGATAGGGGAGTCCAGGGCAAAATTCTTGCCGCAAAATATGCACGTGAAAACAATGTTCCTTATCTCGGCATTTGCTTGGGAATGCAAATTGCAGTGATTGAGTTTGCCCGTTCGGTTATGAAACTACGAGGTGCCAATAGCACGGAATTCGATCCAGCTACAACATCACCCTGTGTCATTTTCATGCCAGAG GGCTCAAAAACCCAAATGGGAGCGACAATGAGGCTTGGATCGAGGAGAACCTATTTCCATGTCAATGGATGCAAATCTGCAAAGCT GTATGGCAATGCCAGCTCTGTAGATGAAAGACACCGCCACAGATACGAG gtGAACCCTGATATGGTCCCGGACTTTGAGAGGGCCGGGCTTCAATTTGTGGGCAAAGATGAAAGTGGAAAACGCATGGGG ATAATTGAGCTTCCCTCTCACAAGTTCTTCATCGGTGCACAATTCCATCCTGAATTCAAGTCGAGACCAGGAAAGCCATCTCCGCTTTTCTTAG GGCTGATAGCCGCGGCATCTGGACAGCTAGAACCTTTGCTTCAACGCAGCAATCTGACAACAAAAGCATGTCCTATCAGTAAAATCCCGAAACTGAAATTATACCCAACTGGACCTGTGAATCCATTGAACAGCTTG TTTGTACTCTGA
- the LOC110433469 gene encoding CTP synthase-like isoform X1 yields MKYVLVTGGVVSGLGKGVTASSIGVVLKACGLRVTTIKIDPYLNTDAGTMSPFEHGEVFVLDDGGEVDLDLGNYERFLDIKLTRDNNITTGKIYQAVINKERRGDYLGKTVQVVPHITDEIQDWIERVAMVPVDGKEGPPDVCVIELGGTIGDKIFSPHNDSGILDAGDIESMPFIEALGQFSYRVGPGNFCLVHVSLVPVLNVVGEQKTKPTQHSVRGLRGLGLAPDILACRSTEPLEEHVKVKLSQFCHVPISNIVNLHDVTNIWHIPLLLRDQKAHEAILKVLELQYDGKVPREPELAKWTKRATKFDKLKTPVKIAMVGKYTGLSDSYLSVIKALLHASVAMERKLVVEWVPSCDLEDSSAKETPEAHKKAWKLLKGADGVLVPGGFGDRGVQGKILAAKYARENNVPYLGICLGMQIAVIEFARSVMKLRGANSTEFDPATTSPCVIFMPEGSKTQMGATMRLGSRRTYFHVNGCKSAKLYGNASSVDERHRHRYEVNPDMVPDFERAGLQFVGKDESGKRMGIIELPSHKFFIGAQFHPEFKSRPGKPSPLFLGLIAAASGQLEPLLQRSNLTTKACPISKIPKLKLYPTGPVNPLNSLVNGLYSDQLRRLRFSKP; encoded by the exons ATGAAGTACGTGCTGGTGACCGGAGGGGTGGTGAGCGGCCTCGGCAAGGGCGTGACGGCCAGCAGCATCGGCGTCGTGCTCAAGGCCTGCGGCCTCCGCGTCACCACCATCAAGATTG ATCCATACCTCAACACTGATGCTGGAACCATGTCTCCATTCGAGCATGGGGAGGTGTTTGTTTTGGACGATGGTGGAGAG gTGGACTTGGACCTTGGAAACTACGAGCGTTTTCTGGATATCAAATTGACCCGTGACAACAATATAACCACAGGAAAGATCTATCAG GCTGTCATTAACAAAGAAAGGAGAGGTGACTACCTAGGAAAAACCGTCCAG GTTGTGCCACATATTACAGATGAAATACAAGATTGGATTGAACGTGTTGCAATGGTTCCAGTCGACGGCAAAGAAGGACCTCCTGATGTTTGTGTCATTGAACTTGGGGGCACTATAG GGGACAAAATCTTTTCGCCGCATAACGACAGTGGCATTCTTGATGCAGGGGATATTGAGTCCATGCCTTTCATTGAAGCATTAGGTCAATTTTCATACCGTGTTG GACCTGGAAACTTCTGTCTCGTTCATGTCAGTCTTGTTCCAGTTCTAAATGTAGTCGGTGAACAG AAAACTAAGCCTACACAGCATAGTGTTCGAGGGCTTAGAGGACTTGGGCTGGCACCGGATATTTTAGCATGTCGCAGTACCGAG CCATTGGAGGAACATGTGAAGGTCAAGCTTTCACAATTTTGTCATGTTCCG ATCTCAAATATAGTGAACCTCCATGACGTGACAAACATTTGGCACATCCCCTTGTTGCTAAGG GACCAGAAGGCCCATGAAGCTATTCTGAAAGTTTTAGAGCTTCAGTA TGATGGAAAAGTACCTCGGGAACCTGAGTTAGCGAAGTGGACTAAAAGAGCCACTAAGTTCGACAAATTGAAGACTCCG GTCAAGATTGCCATGGTTGGAAAATACACTGGCCTGTCGGATTCCTACCTGTCTGTCATAAAG GCTCTTTTGCATGCATCAGTTGCTATGGAAAGAAAACTTGTAGTCGAGTGGGTTCCTTCCTGCGATCTTGAAGATTCTTCAGCTAAAGAG ACCCCTGAAGCCCATAAAAAAGCATGGAAATTGCTGAAG GGTGCAGATGGTGTACTCGTTCCTGGAGGATTTGGAGATAGGGGAGTCCAGGGCAAAATTCTTGCCGCAAAATATGCACGTGAAAACAATGTTCCTTATCTCGGCATTTGCTTGGGAATGCAAATTGCAGTGATTGAGTTTGCCCGTTCGGTTATGAAACTACGAGGTGCCAATAGCACGGAATTCGATCCAGCTACAACATCACCCTGTGTCATTTTCATGCCAGAG GGCTCAAAAACCCAAATGGGAGCGACAATGAGGCTTGGATCGAGGAGAACCTATTTCCATGTCAATGGATGCAAATCTGCAAAGCT GTATGGCAATGCCAGCTCTGTAGATGAAAGACACCGCCACAGATACGAG gtGAACCCTGATATGGTCCCGGACTTTGAGAGGGCCGGGCTTCAATTTGTGGGCAAAGATGAAAGTGGAAAACGCATGGGG ATAATTGAGCTTCCCTCTCACAAGTTCTTCATCGGTGCACAATTCCATCCTGAATTCAAGTCGAGACCAGGAAAGCCATCTCCGCTTTTCTTAG GGCTGATAGCCGCGGCATCTGGACAGCTAGAACCTTTGCTTCAACGCAGCAATCTGACAACAAAAGCATGTCCTATCAGTAAAATCCCGAAACTGAAATTATACCCAACTGGACCTGTGAATCCATTGAACAGCTTGGTAAATGG TTTGTACTCTGATCAACTGAGAAGGCTAAGATTCAGCAAGCCCTAG
- the LOC110433469 gene encoding CTP synthase-like isoform X4, with translation MKYVLVTGGVVSGLGKGVTASSIGVVLKACGLRVTTIKIDPYLNTDAGTMSPFEHGEVFVLDDGGEVDLDLGNYERFLDIKLTRDNNITTGKIYQAVINKERRGDYLGKTVQVVPHITDEIQDWIERVAMVPVDGKEGPPDVCVIELGGTIGDIESMPFIEALGQFSYRVGPGNFCLVHVSLVPVLNVVGEQKTKPTQHSVRGLRGLGLAPDILACRSTEPLEEHVKVKLSQFCHVPISNIVNLHDVTNIWHIPLLLRDQKAHEAILKVLELQYDGKVPREPELAKWTKRATKFDKLKTPVKIAMVGKYTGLSDSYLSVIKALLHASVAMERKLVVEWVPSCDLEDSSAKETPEAHKKAWKLLKGADGVLVPGGFGDRGVQGKILAAKYARENNVPYLGICLGMQIAVIEFARSVMKLRGANSTEFDPATTSPCVIFMPEGSKTQMGATMRLGSRRTYFHVNGCKSAKLYGNASSVDERHRHRYEVNPDMVPDFERAGLQFVGKDESGKRMGIIELPSHKFFIGAQFHPEFKSRPGKPSPLFLGLIAAASGQLEPLLQRSNLTTKACPISKIPKLKLYPTGPVNPLNSLFVL, from the exons ATGAAGTACGTGCTGGTGACCGGAGGGGTGGTGAGCGGCCTCGGCAAGGGCGTGACGGCCAGCAGCATCGGCGTCGTGCTCAAGGCCTGCGGCCTCCGCGTCACCACCATCAAGATTG ATCCATACCTCAACACTGATGCTGGAACCATGTCTCCATTCGAGCATGGGGAGGTGTTTGTTTTGGACGATGGTGGAGAG gTGGACTTGGACCTTGGAAACTACGAGCGTTTTCTGGATATCAAATTGACCCGTGACAACAATATAACCACAGGAAAGATCTATCAG GCTGTCATTAACAAAGAAAGGAGAGGTGACTACCTAGGAAAAACCGTCCAG GTTGTGCCACATATTACAGATGAAATACAAGATTGGATTGAACGTGTTGCAATGGTTCCAGTCGACGGCAAAGAAGGACCTCCTGATGTTTGTGTCATTGAACTTGGGGGCACTATAG GGGATATTGAGTCCATGCCTTTCATTGAAGCATTAGGTCAATTTTCATACCGTGTTG GACCTGGAAACTTCTGTCTCGTTCATGTCAGTCTTGTTCCAGTTCTAAATGTAGTCGGTGAACAG AAAACTAAGCCTACACAGCATAGTGTTCGAGGGCTTAGAGGACTTGGGCTGGCACCGGATATTTTAGCATGTCGCAGTACCGAG CCATTGGAGGAACATGTGAAGGTCAAGCTTTCACAATTTTGTCATGTTCCG ATCTCAAATATAGTGAACCTCCATGACGTGACAAACATTTGGCACATCCCCTTGTTGCTAAGG GACCAGAAGGCCCATGAAGCTATTCTGAAAGTTTTAGAGCTTCAGTA TGATGGAAAAGTACCTCGGGAACCTGAGTTAGCGAAGTGGACTAAAAGAGCCACTAAGTTCGACAAATTGAAGACTCCG GTCAAGATTGCCATGGTTGGAAAATACACTGGCCTGTCGGATTCCTACCTGTCTGTCATAAAG GCTCTTTTGCATGCATCAGTTGCTATGGAAAGAAAACTTGTAGTCGAGTGGGTTCCTTCCTGCGATCTTGAAGATTCTTCAGCTAAAGAG ACCCCTGAAGCCCATAAAAAAGCATGGAAATTGCTGAAG GGTGCAGATGGTGTACTCGTTCCTGGAGGATTTGGAGATAGGGGAGTCCAGGGCAAAATTCTTGCCGCAAAATATGCACGTGAAAACAATGTTCCTTATCTCGGCATTTGCTTGGGAATGCAAATTGCAGTGATTGAGTTTGCCCGTTCGGTTATGAAACTACGAGGTGCCAATAGCACGGAATTCGATCCAGCTACAACATCACCCTGTGTCATTTTCATGCCAGAG GGCTCAAAAACCCAAATGGGAGCGACAATGAGGCTTGGATCGAGGAGAACCTATTTCCATGTCAATGGATGCAAATCTGCAAAGCT GTATGGCAATGCCAGCTCTGTAGATGAAAGACACCGCCACAGATACGAG gtGAACCCTGATATGGTCCCGGACTTTGAGAGGGCCGGGCTTCAATTTGTGGGCAAAGATGAAAGTGGAAAACGCATGGGG ATAATTGAGCTTCCCTCTCACAAGTTCTTCATCGGTGCACAATTCCATCCTGAATTCAAGTCGAGACCAGGAAAGCCATCTCCGCTTTTCTTAG GGCTGATAGCCGCGGCATCTGGACAGCTAGAACCTTTGCTTCAACGCAGCAATCTGACAACAAAAGCATGTCCTATCAGTAAAATCCCGAAACTGAAATTATACCCAACTGGACCTGTGAATCCATTGAACAGCTTG TTTGTACTCTGA
- the LOC110433469 gene encoding CTP synthase-like isoform X3, which yields MKYVLVTGGVVSGLGKGVTASSIGVVLKACGLRVTTIKIDPYLNTDAGTMSPFEHGEVFVLDDGGEVDLDLGNYERFLDIKLTRDNNITTGKIYQAVINKERRGDYLGKTVQVVPHITDEIQDWIERVAMVPVDGKEGPPDVCVIELGGTIGDIESMPFIEALGQFSYRVGPGNFCLVHVSLVPVLNVVGEQKTKPTQHSVRGLRGLGLAPDILACRSTEPLEEHVKVKLSQFCHVPISNIVNLHDVTNIWHIPLLLRDQKAHEAILKVLELQYDGKVPREPELAKWTKRATKFDKLKTPVKIAMVGKYTGLSDSYLSVIKALLHASVAMERKLVVEWVPSCDLEDSSAKETPEAHKKAWKLLKGADGVLVPGGFGDRGVQGKILAAKYARENNVPYLGICLGMQIAVIEFARSVMKLRGANSTEFDPATTSPCVIFMPEGSKTQMGATMRLGSRRTYFHVNGCKSAKLYGNASSVDERHRHRYEVNPDMVPDFERAGLQFVGKDESGKRMGIIELPSHKFFIGAQFHPEFKSRPGKPSPLFLGLIAAASGQLEPLLQRSNLTTKACPISKIPKLKLYPTGPVNPLNSLVNGLYSDQLRRLRFSKP from the exons ATGAAGTACGTGCTGGTGACCGGAGGGGTGGTGAGCGGCCTCGGCAAGGGCGTGACGGCCAGCAGCATCGGCGTCGTGCTCAAGGCCTGCGGCCTCCGCGTCACCACCATCAAGATTG ATCCATACCTCAACACTGATGCTGGAACCATGTCTCCATTCGAGCATGGGGAGGTGTTTGTTTTGGACGATGGTGGAGAG gTGGACTTGGACCTTGGAAACTACGAGCGTTTTCTGGATATCAAATTGACCCGTGACAACAATATAACCACAGGAAAGATCTATCAG GCTGTCATTAACAAAGAAAGGAGAGGTGACTACCTAGGAAAAACCGTCCAG GTTGTGCCACATATTACAGATGAAATACAAGATTGGATTGAACGTGTTGCAATGGTTCCAGTCGACGGCAAAGAAGGACCTCCTGATGTTTGTGTCATTGAACTTGGGGGCACTATAG GGGATATTGAGTCCATGCCTTTCATTGAAGCATTAGGTCAATTTTCATACCGTGTTG GACCTGGAAACTTCTGTCTCGTTCATGTCAGTCTTGTTCCAGTTCTAAATGTAGTCGGTGAACAG AAAACTAAGCCTACACAGCATAGTGTTCGAGGGCTTAGAGGACTTGGGCTGGCACCGGATATTTTAGCATGTCGCAGTACCGAG CCATTGGAGGAACATGTGAAGGTCAAGCTTTCACAATTTTGTCATGTTCCG ATCTCAAATATAGTGAACCTCCATGACGTGACAAACATTTGGCACATCCCCTTGTTGCTAAGG GACCAGAAGGCCCATGAAGCTATTCTGAAAGTTTTAGAGCTTCAGTA TGATGGAAAAGTACCTCGGGAACCTGAGTTAGCGAAGTGGACTAAAAGAGCCACTAAGTTCGACAAATTGAAGACTCCG GTCAAGATTGCCATGGTTGGAAAATACACTGGCCTGTCGGATTCCTACCTGTCTGTCATAAAG GCTCTTTTGCATGCATCAGTTGCTATGGAAAGAAAACTTGTAGTCGAGTGGGTTCCTTCCTGCGATCTTGAAGATTCTTCAGCTAAAGAG ACCCCTGAAGCCCATAAAAAAGCATGGAAATTGCTGAAG GGTGCAGATGGTGTACTCGTTCCTGGAGGATTTGGAGATAGGGGAGTCCAGGGCAAAATTCTTGCCGCAAAATATGCACGTGAAAACAATGTTCCTTATCTCGGCATTTGCTTGGGAATGCAAATTGCAGTGATTGAGTTTGCCCGTTCGGTTATGAAACTACGAGGTGCCAATAGCACGGAATTCGATCCAGCTACAACATCACCCTGTGTCATTTTCATGCCAGAG GGCTCAAAAACCCAAATGGGAGCGACAATGAGGCTTGGATCGAGGAGAACCTATTTCCATGTCAATGGATGCAAATCTGCAAAGCT GTATGGCAATGCCAGCTCTGTAGATGAAAGACACCGCCACAGATACGAG gtGAACCCTGATATGGTCCCGGACTTTGAGAGGGCCGGGCTTCAATTTGTGGGCAAAGATGAAAGTGGAAAACGCATGGGG ATAATTGAGCTTCCCTCTCACAAGTTCTTCATCGGTGCACAATTCCATCCTGAATTCAAGTCGAGACCAGGAAAGCCATCTCCGCTTTTCTTAG GGCTGATAGCCGCGGCATCTGGACAGCTAGAACCTTTGCTTCAACGCAGCAATCTGACAACAAAAGCATGTCCTATCAGTAAAATCCCGAAACTGAAATTATACCCAACTGGACCTGTGAATCCATTGAACAGCTTGGTAAATGG TTTGTACTCTGATCAACTGAGAAGGCTAAGATTCAGCAAGCCCTAG